TCATCGCCTCGATCAGCGGCTGCCGCATCTCGGGAGGCGGGTCGGACTGCAGCGCGCGGTGGTAGTACTCCAGCGCCCGAGTGGTATTGCCGCTCCGCTCGTACACGATCCCCAGGTTGAAGAGGGCAATCGGATGGTGCGGGTCACGCTGCAGCGCGAGCAGGAAGTGGCGCTCGGCTTCATCACTCTGGCTCAGGTTGTAGTAGCAGACGCCGAGATCGACCAGCGCGCTCACCTGGCTCGAGTCGCGTCGCAGCGCGGCCCGATACTGGATGATGGCTTCGGACCAGTTACCGGTATCGTAGAGGACGTCACCAAGCCGGACTCGCGCCTCGACGTTGCTCGAGTCCCGGTCGAGCACCTGACGCAAGGAATCACTGCTCACCTGCTGGCGGGGCGAGGCCCCTTCGACGGGTGGCTTGGCCCGGTCCACGTTGGCTTTGACCGCCACGAAGATGACGACCAGGGCCATGATGGTTCCGAAGACGAGCCACAAGGAGAGCGCCTCGTTGCCGGTTCGCGGACGAGGCCGGCGGAGCCGCGGTCGCGGCACGAAGGTCGGCTCCGAGGCCTGCGGCGCAGCGCTCTCGGACTTCAGGGGGAAGCCACAGTGGACGCAGTTCTCGGCGTCGCTCGCGTTCTCGCGCCCGCAGTCGGGGCACCGAATCGTTTCCGTCATCCCACCTCCCGGAGTCGCGCGACTATGTCACCCGGTCGCGACCACCCGCAAGCGACGCGGGCGTACGGACGCAGTATCGCGATTGACCCTGGTTTCAGGCCAGTGCTAGCGTTTCGAGCATCCTCATGAAGCTCGGGTTCTCGATCTTGGGTTGCGCCGCTCTCCTCTTTCCCCACCCGAGCTCGCATGCCGAGGAGATCCGGCTCGACGACGTGGTCGCTCGCGCGCCCCGCGCCGTCGTGGCGGGGTCCGCCTTCGCCGACAACGCGCTGCTCGAGCTGCGTCATCGCGCCTTGCTGGAGGCCGGTCAGGCCCAGGTGGCGCTCGCGTTTCCGCTTCCAAGCGGAACCGTCATTCCGGCCGGACCGATCACGGTGCGCGAGGCGTTGGCCCTCGAGCCGCGCGACGAGCGCGTGGCCGTGATCGAGCTGACCGCCTCCGAGATCCAGCGTGTCCTCGAGCGGGCCGCGAGCGCCTACGCGGTCTACCGCTATGACGGGAAGGCAGCGCTGCTCGAGCCGGGCGCCGAGGAGTCGACCCTGGTGTCGGCGGAGGGCGTGAGCTACGAGATCGATCTCGAAGCCCCTCCCGGCCGCCGGATCGTCCACTACGCCTTCGGCGGGACCTCGCCGGACTCCACCAGGCGACTCAAGGTCGCGGCCACCAAGGGAACGCTGGAGCGGCTGGGTCTCGAGGCGCGGACCGAACCCGGCGCCCCTCGCATCCAGGACGCGCTGCTCGCGCGATTGCGAAAGATGGGAACGCTGGAGGGCGCCAGCGACCACAACTGGAGCGTCGTGCCCGACTACGCGCCCACGCCCGAGCGCCGGCTGATCGACCGTCTGGTGCGCCTCGGGGCCGCACCTCGCGAGGAAGTGCGGCGTCTGTTCCCCGATCAGCCCGCGCGCCGTGGGGATCTGGCGTACTGGCTCGGACGAGCCTATGGATGGCGGGAGACCAAGCTCTCGGGCGCGTATCCCGACGTGCCCGATTCGCTCGAGCCGTGGCTGGATGGGCTGGTGAAGCGCCGGATCGTGGGATCCGTGGGCACCGAGGAGTTCTTCAATCCCTTCATCGCGGTGCGCCTCCCCCAGATCCTCGACTGGTGCGAGAACGCCGCCCGGCATGCGCGCTACGCGCTCGACACGGACCCCGACCGCCGGTCCTTCCGCCGGAGCCTGCTGACCGGCACCTCGCTGATGGCGGGTGGAGGCCCGGCGCCTTCGGACACCGTCTCGCGCGCCCAGCTCCTCGGCCTGATCGCCAACGCGCGTTATCCGGTGGCCCGGGTGCTCGAGACGACCGACTTCCATGGCGCGATGGAGCCGGGCACGCGCGGGCCGCGCCATCGCGGGGGCTCCGTCGGCCTGGCGCAGACGATCGCCGGTCTTCGCGCCGAGAACCCCGAGGGGACGGTGCTGCTGGACGGCGGAGACGCGTTCCAGGGGACCATGATCTCGAACTACTCCTTCGGCCGCGCCGTCGTGGAGCAGATGAATCGATTGGGCTACACCGCCATGGCGATCGGCAACCACGAGTTCGACTGGACGGTGGACACCCTGGCACGCCGCGTCGACGAGATGCGGTTTGCCGCGCTGGCCGCCAACGTGACCGAGGCCCGCAGCGGGAAACGACCGCGCTGGGCGCGCAGCGACACGCTCGTCCGGCGCCGGGGCGTTCGCATCGGCGTGCTGGGTCTCGCCTATTCCAAGACCGCCTCGGCGACGCATCCGCGCAACGTGACCACGCTGCGCTTCGGTGACGACTCCACGGCGGCGGCTCCCCTGCCCGCGCGTCTGCGCAAGAGCGGCGCCGACGTCGTCGTCGGTGTGGGTCACATCCCCGGGACCATCGACTCCGCCGGCGTGGTGCACGGTTTGCTGGCGCGGGTCGCGAAGATCCCGGGGGTCGATCTCTGGCTGGGCGGCCACAGCCATACCTGGATCATGGGTGAAGTGCGCGGCATTCCGACGCTGATCCCCGGCTCGCACGGGGAAGGTGTGGCGGTGTGCGACCTGGTGGTCGATCCGCTGCGCCACCGGGTCGTCGAGCGTGACGCACGGCTGGTGCCGGTGGCGGCCGACGCGGTGCGCGACTCGGCGATGGCCGCGCTGGTCGAGCGCTGGAGCAAGGACGTGGATCGAGAGTCCCAGCACCCGGTCGGCTTCAACGCGGTCCGGCTCGGCAAACACCGGGGCGGCGAGAGCGCGATCGGCAGCGTGGTGGCCGACGTGATGCGCTCGGTCACCGGGGCCGAGGTCGCGCTCCAGAACAACGGCGGGCTGCGCGCGGAGCTGGCGGAAGGCACGGTGACCCGTGGCTCCATCTATCAGGTGATCCCGTTCGAGAACAGCATCTACACGCTGAGCCTGAAGGGCTCGGAGATCCGCCGCGTTCTCGAGGAAGCGCTCGCCACCGAGCGGGTCATCCAGGTGAGCGGCATTCGTTACCGGTTCGATCTGGGACGGCCTTCCGGCTCACGCGTCACGTCGCTCATGGACGAGCAGGGGCGCCCACTCGATGAAGAGCGGGTGTTTCGCGTGGCCTGCAACGACTACATGGCGGAAGGCGGAGACGACCTGGTGACGCTGAAGCGCGCGCGACTCAAGGTCGACACGACGATTGGCCTGCGCGACGCGCTGGAAGCGGAAGTTCGCGAGCGCTCGGCTCACGGCGCGCTGCGCTACGAGATGGACGGACGCGTCACCCGCGAGCCCGGGAGCCCGTTGCCGGCGCGAGGAGACTGAGCGGCCTCAGCTCCCGGCCGCACCGTCCTTGTCTTCCGCCTGGAGTCCGATCCCGGCCTTCTTGAAGTACTCCTTCACGCCCCGCGAGATCTGCTTGGCCATGTCTTCCTGGAAGTCCTTGCTCTTCAGCAGTCGGGCTTCCTTGGGATTGTTGATGAAGGCTGTCTCCACCAGGATCGACGGGAACTCGACCGACTTGAGGACCACGAAGCCCGCCTGCTTCACGCCGCGCGACTCGAGCCGGCGATCGGCTGCGATATGGTCGAGCACCGATTCGGCCAGCAGCTGGCTCTGCTGAAGCGCCGAGGAGCGTTTCACGTCGTAAAGGATGTTGACCAGCTCGTCCTCCGTCTTCGGCGGAACACCCCCCACCAGGTCGGCCGCGTTCTCGAGATCCGCCAGATCCTTGTCGGCCTGATCTCCCGCGCCCCGCAGCGAGAGGAAGTAGACCTCCGTGCCGTTTCCGGAGCCGCGCCGCTTGGAGGAGTTGGCGTGGATGCTGATGAACACGTCGGCCTTCATCTTCTCGGCCAGGTGGTAGCGATCGTGCAAGGGGATGAAGTAGTCGCCATCGCGAGTCAGGATGCCTCGCACGCCCGGGATCTTGTTGAGCTCGTCCACCAGCACGCGCGCCACCGCGAGCGTCACGTTCTTCTCCAGGACCGACACGCTGCGCGGGCCGCGGGCGCCGGTATCCATGCCGCCGTGGCCGGCATCGACCGCGACGACGCGGACGCGCTCCTTCTTCTTCTTGGTGGCGATGGTCGCCAGCTTCTCGATCTGCGCCACCGCGCCACCCGGCTTGGTGACGTCGACGACGACCCGGTAGGGCTGGTCTCCCTGGGCCGGCAGGCTGAAGACCCGGAAGCGCAGCGAATCACGGAACCAGAGCCGGAACGCGGCGCCCTCGACGCCCGTGGTCACGATCACGGAGTCGATCACGCCGTCGTTCACCCGGAGCACGGAGGGCACGCCGGCCCCCAGCGCCACGGGCTCGCCGGGCACGGTGACGCGGACGCCGGGGGACTGGCCGGAGTCGGGCGCCACGTGGGCCACCAGGCGGGAGAAGTCCATCACCACCCGCGTGGAGGTCGGCGACGACCAGGAGCGCATGCCAGTCAGCGTGACCGGAGCGCTGGGCGCCGCGAACGCAGGAGTGGCGAGCGCGGCAAGACCGAAAAGAATGGCGAGGCGTCTCGTGATGCGTCCCATCGGCTCCTTCCTTGGAGCGGGAGGCGGCTCGCGCCGCCTCCCTCCGTCTGTGACGACTGCCGTCACTCGCTCAGACGCAACGGCACGAATTGCGAGTTGTTCCCACGCCGGACCAGGAGCACGGCATGCTTGCCGCGACTCTTGGCGTCACGGAGCATACGGCCGAACGTGCCGGAATCGGTCGCCGGCTTCCCTCCGACTTCCTCGATGACGTCGTTGGCCGCCAGACCGGCGTCGTCCGCCGGGCTGCCTTCCTTGACCTCGGTGACCAACACACCGCTTCTCACGCCGGCTTCGGATCGCTCCTGATTGTCCAGGTCGCGCACCGTGAGACCGCCGAGCTGCTCACTGCTGCGCGCCGATCCCGGCGCGCCGCCGGAACGCGGCGCCTCGTTGAGCGAAGCGACGACGGCCTGATCGCGCAGACCGAGCGTGACGGCGACGTTCACACGCTTGCCGTCACGGAGCACGGTGACCGGAACCCTGCGACCCACCGGAGTATCGGCTACCTTGAGCCGGAACTTCTGAAGATCGGCCACCGGCTGGCCATCATACTCGACAATGACGTCGTTGCGACGCAGCCCCGCCTTGTCCGCGGGCTGCCCCGAAATCACGTTGGAGATGACGACGCCGCGGTCTTCCTTGATGCCGAAGCCTTCGGCGATCTCCGGCGTCAGCTCGGCCAGATTCACACCCAGCCACGCGCGTTGCACTTCGCCGTGGGCGACGAGCTGGTCGGCGACGTGCCGCGCCAGGTTCATGGGAATCGCGAAACCAATCCCCTGACCGCTCGGATTGATCGCGGTGTTGATTCCAATTGCCTCGCCGCGGATGTTGCACAGCGGGCCCCCCGAGTTGCCGAAGTTGATCGACGCGTCGGTCTGGATGAAGTCCTGGAAGTCGGGAGTGCCGCCGAAGATGTTGAGGTTCGAGCGGCCGGTGGCGCTGATGATGCCCACCGTCACCGATCCCCGCAGCTGACCCAGCGGATTGCCGATCGCGATGGCCCAGTCGCCGACTCGCATCTTGTCGGAATCACCCAGAGGAAGCACCGGCAGCTTCGTGCCCTCGATCTTGATCACCGCGACGTCCGTGCCCGGATCCGCACCCACCACCTTGGCCTTGAACGTCCGCTTGTCGTTCAGCGTGACGGTGATGTCCTGGGCGTTGCTCACCACATGGTTGTTGGTGAGGATGTGCCCGTCGGTGTCCACGATGAAGCCCGAGCCCGAGCTCGGAATGCGCTGCTGGCGCCGGGGTGCGTCGTTGAAGAAGCGATGGAACCATTCCTCGCCTTCGTCGCCGCCCTGGCCGTCGCTGTTGCCTCGCGCCGCGCCTTTGCGCACATCGATGAACACGACCGCGGGCAGCGCCTTGTCGACGACGCCCACGAAGGGACTCTCGGGGATTGGTGCGCTCGACGTGACGGAAGACAGCCCCGTCTTGGCAGCTTTCGGCTCGATCTGGACGTTGAACCCCGCGCTCAGACCGAGACCGATCACCAGACCCACGAGGACGAGCAACGCCGCGCCGACGTAGTAGCGCCGCGGCGAGATGCTTCGCTCTGGTCTCATCTTGATCCTCCCGTTTTCAATCGACGGTCCCGAGACCGGCGCCGCGCGTGGCGACGGTCACGGGGCCCCATTTCATGACCTTGAGGTTATCGGCAGGGGCAATTCGGCTGTCAGATTGCGGTAAAATCCCCGGCTCGGCTCCCTTTTGACGAGCTTCTGTCGCAGGGATTATACCGAGCGGGTTACCTCCGGTTCCGCAACGGATACGAGCGCGGTGCCATGGCTTGTGAGCGCCACACCCCGTGGCTAGACTGCCGCTCATGCTGCCACCCGGGACGGCGGTCTATTTCTTGTCCGACGCCCATCTCGGGGGTGAGTCCAGACCTCGGGAAGCCCCTCGCGAAGCCCGGCTCCACCGCTTCCTGGCCCACGTCGCCGCTCATGGGGCGGCGCTCTACGTCGTCGGCGATCTCTTCGACTTCTGGTTCGAGTATCGGACTGCAATCCCCCGCCGGCATTTCGAGACGCTGGCCGCGCTGCGCGAGCTGCGCCGGGCCGGCGTCGAGGTTCACTACCTCACCGGCAACCACGACTTCTGGCTTGGACCCTTCCTGAGCCAGGAGATGGGCCTCGTCACCCATCCGGGCGCGGTGACGGTCGAGTGTCAGGGGCGCCGGGTGTGGCTCCATCACGGCGACGGACTGATCGGCGGCGACCTCGGTTACCGGATCCTCAAGCGAGTCGTGCGCCATCCGGCCAGCATCGGCCTCTACCGCTTCCTGCATCCGGATCTCGGCATCCCGCTGGCTCACTACTTTTCGAACCTGTCGCGGGACTCGAGGAGCCGCCGCCCTCTGGATGGCGATCGGCTGTGGCGGGAGATCGCGGAGCCTCGATTCGCGGAAGGATTCGACACCGTGATGGTCGGCCACTTCCACCACGTCTACGAGCGGCGCGATGGTAACCGCTCGTTCTTCGTGCTCGGAGACTGGATGGAGCACTTCACCTACGTGGCGCTGCAGGGTGGAGAGCTGAAACTCCAGACCTGGCCCGAGTCCTGACCTCAGAACTGGGCGGTCAGGCTGAGGCGGTGCGTTTCACCGACCTCGAGCCGATAGGGCACGAAGGCGTAGTCGAAGCGCAGGCCCTCGTTGCCGTATCCCGCGCCGATGCTGAAGTTGGTCGCTTCGTCGTTCAGCCGGAAGCCGGCCCGCAAGGCCGCCCCCGAGGCGTGCGCCGCCTCGGCGCCGAGCATCCCGATGCCCGGACGCCCGCGCGTGAATCGCGCTTCCAGCGCCCCGCGCAGATCCAGGCCGCCCGCCGGGAAGCCGTACGACGTGCCCGCCTGCACGGCCATGGGCAGTGAGACCGCAGAGCCCCGTACGCCGTCGAAGCTGTAAGCCGCCGAGGGCCCGAGATTGTGAACGGAAAGGCTGGTGCGCAGTCGCGGCAAGGATGCCGGATCCCAGGTGACGCCGCCGCCCACGGCCCAGGTGGTCGCGGAGAAGTCGGAGAGTCGCTCGCGCACGATCTGAGCCGTCCCTCCCGCTCTGAGGCCTGGTCTCAGCACGCCGCCATACGCCAGAGCCAGCTCGAGATCGTGGGAGCCGAACGTTCCGGTCTCGTTGCCCAGCTCGTCCCGCTCGGTGATCGGCTCCGAGTAGAGAGCCCGCACCGATGCCGCGACGCCTCCGCCCCACAGCTTGCCGGCCATCCCGAACTGGGCATGCCGGAGATGCTCGAGGAACTCGTAGTGCGAGGCCGTGATCTGGAAGCCCCGGGCGGCCGCGAGCCCGGCGGGGTTCCAGAACGCCGACTCGACCCCTTCGCTCACCGACGCATAGGCCCCGCCCATCGCGGAGGCCCGGGCGCCCGCCGGCACTTCGAGGAACGCGAATCCCGATGGATCGGCCAGGGCGGGCCCTGCAGGCAAGGAAAGAGCGGCCGCGCAGGCGACCGCTCTCGAGAAAACTCGCAATCTCAACGTGGGACCCCCATCTCCGCCGTCCTTCCGAGCGGCCTGCTCGAATTCGCGGCGGCCAGTCTAGCAGGTCCCCCGCGCTACCGGTGGCCTCCTCTGCCTCCACCACCCCGACCTTCCCCGCCGCCACCACTCACTCGTCCGTGACCGTTGCCGCCACCACCATTGCTGGAACCACCGCGGCTAACAGTCCCGCGGTCTCCGCCGCGGTCTCCACCGCCGCCCCCGCCACCTCCGCTGGAGCGCTGGACCTGGCCGCCGGACTCGGACCGTGGCGTCTCCGGCGCAGGACGCTGCGACCAGCTCCGCTCCACCCGGGACTCCGACCCTCTTGGGCTCGGCCGGTCGGATTCGCCGCGGCCGCGCTCGAACAGCGAACGAACCGTAGGCCGGCCATCACCCTCCCTCCGTCCTTCGCCGCGTCCGACCCAGCGGATCCGGCCTTCCTCGAAGCGGTTTCCATTACCCCGGATGACCCTCGGGGGTTCACGCTCAGTGCCTTCCCGGCGGAGCCGAGGATCGCTCGACCGCAAGCCGCCGCGCACGACCTGGCGGGGGCGCTCGATCCGGCCGTCAGCATCCCTCAGGATCGCGCCACGGGCTTCGGGGTCGCCGTCTCTCAAGCGTCCCCGTGCCACTTCCCTCGATGGGGCGATGCGGCCTCCGGGGTCTCGGAAGATGCTCCGCAGCCCGCCTTCGCGAGTGCGGACGTCTCCGGTGCGGACCCTGCCGCCGCCATTCCTTCCCATCGCGACCTCGCGTCCGGCCATCAGTCCTGGGGCCGCTCTGCGGGCCGAAGTGCCGCTCCCGTCGCCGAACTTGTCCGGCGGGGTATAGCCAGGAGGAGGAGGCGACTTGTAGCGCGTGGTGGAAGCGCCCATCACTCTTGACCAGGTCGTCCAGCCATTCCAGGACGAGTAGCTGCCATGGCTCGCGTACATCTGATAGTGCGGCGGGCAATCGTTGCGGATGACGTAGTAGTAATAAGGCACCGTGCCGAACCAGTAGCTAGGTCCCCAGTACCACCCCCAGTTCACCCGGAACGTGAAGACCGAGCACGTCGTGTAGTACGGGTCGAAGCCGTCCCACCATGCCCAGCGCTCCGGACGATGACAGTCGTTGCACAGGTAG
The Candidatus Eisenbacteria bacterium DNA segment above includes these coding regions:
- a CDS encoding tetratricopeptide repeat protein; translated protein: MTETIRCPDCGRENASDAENCVHCGFPLKSESAAPQASEPTFVPRPRLRRPRPRTGNEALSLWLVFGTIMALVVIFVAVKANVDRAKPPVEGASPRQQVSSDSLRQVLDRDSSNVEARVRLGDVLYDTGNWSEAIIQYRAALRRDSSQVSALVDLGVCYYNLSQSDEAERHFLLALQRDPHHPIALFNLGIVYERSGNTTRALEYYHRALQSDPPPEMRQPLIEAMNRVQEGSGPQAPRGTGG
- a CDS encoding 5'-nucleotidase C-terminal domain-containing protein is translated as MKLGFSILGCAALLFPHPSSHAEEIRLDDVVARAPRAVVAGSAFADNALLELRHRALLEAGQAQVALAFPLPSGTVIPAGPITVREALALEPRDERVAVIELTASEIQRVLERAASAYAVYRYDGKAALLEPGAEESTLVSAEGVSYEIDLEAPPGRRIVHYAFGGTSPDSTRRLKVAATKGTLERLGLEARTEPGAPRIQDALLARLRKMGTLEGASDHNWSVVPDYAPTPERRLIDRLVRLGAAPREEVRRLFPDQPARRGDLAYWLGRAYGWRETKLSGAYPDVPDSLEPWLDGLVKRRIVGSVGTEEFFNPFIAVRLPQILDWCENAARHARYALDTDPDRRSFRRSLLTGTSLMAGGGPAPSDTVSRAQLLGLIANARYPVARVLETTDFHGAMEPGTRGPRHRGGSVGLAQTIAGLRAENPEGTVLLDGGDAFQGTMISNYSFGRAVVEQMNRLGYTAMAIGNHEFDWTVDTLARRVDEMRFAALAANVTEARSGKRPRWARSDTLVRRRGVRIGVLGLAYSKTASATHPRNVTTLRFGDDSTAAAPLPARLRKSGADVVVGVGHIPGTIDSAGVVHGLLARVAKIPGVDLWLGGHSHTWIMGEVRGIPTLIPGSHGEGVAVCDLVVDPLRHRVVERDARLVPVAADAVRDSAMAALVERWSKDVDRESQHPVGFNAVRLGKHRGGESAIGSVVADVMRSVTGAEVALQNNGGLRAELAEGTVTRGSIYQVIPFENSIYTLSLKGSEIRRVLEEALATERVIQVSGIRYRFDLGRPSGSRVTSLMDEQGRPLDEERVFRVACNDYMAEGGDDLVTLKRARLKVDTTIGLRDALEAEVRERSAHGALRYEMDGRVTREPGSPLPARGD
- a CDS encoding N-acetylmuramoyl-L-alanine amidase, encoding MGRITRRLAILFGLAALATPAFAAPSAPVTLTGMRSWSSPTSTRVVMDFSRLVAHVAPDSGQSPGVRVTVPGEPVALGAGVPSVLRVNDGVIDSVIVTTGVEGAAFRLWFRDSLRFRVFSLPAQGDQPYRVVVDVTKPGGAVAQIEKLATIATKKKKERVRVVAVDAGHGGMDTGARGPRSVSVLEKNVTLAVARVLVDELNKIPGVRGILTRDGDYFIPLHDRYHLAEKMKADVFISIHANSSKRRGSGNGTEVYFLSLRGAGDQADKDLADLENAADLVGGVPPKTEDELVNILYDVKRSSALQQSQLLAESVLDHIAADRRLESRGVKQAGFVVLKSVEFPSILVETAFINNPKEARLLKSKDFQEDMAKQISRGVKEYFKKAGIGLQAEDKDGAAGS
- a CDS encoding Do family serine endopeptidase, yielding MRPERSISPRRYYVGAALLVLVGLVIGLGLSAGFNVQIEPKAAKTGLSSVTSSAPIPESPFVGVVDKALPAVVFIDVRKGAARGNSDGQGGDEGEEWFHRFFNDAPRRQQRIPSSGSGFIVDTDGHILTNNHVVSNAQDITVTLNDKRTFKAKVVGADPGTDVAVIKIEGTKLPVLPLGDSDKMRVGDWAIAIGNPLGQLRGSVTVGIISATGRSNLNIFGGTPDFQDFIQTDASINFGNSGGPLCNIRGEAIGINTAINPSGQGIGFAIPMNLARHVADQLVAHGEVQRAWLGVNLAELTPEIAEGFGIKEDRGVVISNVISGQPADKAGLRRNDVIVEYDGQPVADLQKFRLKVADTPVGRRVPVTVLRDGKRVNVAVTLGLRDQAVVASLNEAPRSGGAPGSARSSEQLGGLTVRDLDNQERSEAGVRSGVLVTEVKEGSPADDAGLAANDVIEEVGGKPATDSGTFGRMLRDAKSRGKHAVLLVRRGNNSQFVPLRLSE
- a CDS encoding UDP-2,3-diacylglucosamine diphosphatase, producing MARLPLMLPPGTAVYFLSDAHLGGESRPREAPREARLHRFLAHVAAHGAALYVVGDLFDFWFEYRTAIPRRHFETLAALRELRRAGVEVHYLTGNHDFWLGPFLSQEMGLVTHPGAVTVECQGRRVWLHHGDGLIGGDLGYRILKRVVRHPASIGLYRFLHPDLGIPLAHYFSNLSRDSRSRRPLDGDRLWREIAEPRFAEGFDTVMVGHFHHVYERRDGNRSFFVLGDWMEHFTYVALQGGELKLQTWPES
- a CDS encoding PorV/PorQ family protein; this encodes MPAGPALADPSGFAFLEVPAGARASAMGGAYASVSEGVESAFWNPAGLAAARGFQITASHYEFLEHLRHAQFGMAGKLWGGGVAASVRALYSEPITERDELGNETGTFGSHDLELALAYGGVLRPGLRAGGTAQIVRERLSDFSATTWAVGGGVTWDPASLPRLRTSLSVHNLGPSAAYSFDGVRGSAVSLPMAVQAGTSYGFPAGGLDLRGALEARFTRGRPGIGMLGAEAAHASGAALRAGFRLNDEATNFSIGAGYGNEGLRFDYAFVPYRLEVGETHRLSLTAQF
- a CDS encoding DUF4384 domain-containing protein, whose translation is MRATRWFLVLTVLLVGATAAWAQDDPDDRSPPVEQYKSPHPEISGAVDVELWTDRGSDAVYQPGEPMAVSVRTSDDGYLMVYEIDTEGYVRLLWPTLGSRGFIEGQKTLEFPSPESNLELVVESATGQGFLVALLSNRPFRDMPWYLRPYDMQAEELGYEGEINEDDGVTRDGKIVGDPFVAMERIRRAVLEDPEDEDGFGTSYATYYVHERVKYPRYLCNDCHRPERWAWWDGFDPYYTTCSVFTFRVNWGWYWGPSYWFGTVPYYYYVIRNDCPPHYQMYASHGSYSSWNGWTTWSRVMGASTTRYKSPPPPGYTPPDKFGDGSGTSARRAAPGLMAGREVAMGRNGGGRVRTGDVRTREGGLRSIFRDPGGRIAPSREVARGRLRDGDPEARGAILRDADGRIERPRQVVRGGLRSSDPRLRREGTEREPPRVIRGNGNRFEEGRIRWVGRGEGRREGDGRPTVRSLFERGRGESDRPSPRGSESRVERSWSQRPAPETPRSESGGQVQRSSGGGGGGGGDRGGDRGTVSRGGSSNGGGGNGHGRVSGGGGEGRGGGGRGGHR